Proteins from a genomic interval of Clostridium scatologenes:
- the ispF gene encoding 2-C-methyl-D-erythritol 2,4-cyclodiphosphate synthase, whose product MRIGIGYDVHKLVENRLLILGGVNIPYDKGLLGHSDADVLLHAIMDSLLGSLSLGDIGKHFPDTNSCYKNISSLVLLKKVGELINIKGYMIENIDSIIIAQSPKLSSFIDDMKKNIAEALRIDIDKVSVKATTEEGLGFTGKKEGISAQSVCLVEKI is encoded by the coding sequence ATGCGAATAGGAATAGGTTATGATGTACATAAACTTGTTGAAAATAGACTTCTCATTCTTGGCGGAGTAAATATACCTTATGACAAAGGATTATTAGGACATTCTGATGCAGATGTACTCTTACATGCAATAATGGACAGCTTGCTTGGTTCTTTATCTTTAGGTGATATAGGTAAACATTTTCCAGATACAAATTCTTGTTACAAAAATATTTCTAGCTTAGTATTATTAAAAAAAGTAGGTGAATTAATAAATATAAAAGGGTACATGATTGAAAATATAGATTCCATTATAATTGCCCAATCTCCTAAATTATCATCTTTCATTGACGATATGAAAAAAAACATAGCTGAAGCTTTAAGAATAGATATTGATAAAGTAAGTGTAAAAGCAACTACTGAAGAAGGATTAGGCTTTACAGGCAAAAAAGAAGGAATATCTGCTCAAAGTGTATGTTTAGTTGAAAAAATCTAA